A section of the Caldalkalibacillus thermarum genome encodes:
- a CDS encoding CdaR family protein, with the protein MDKFFENNTAMKGIAFLIALMLWMIVTLDQEGTAPIRQTEEQLTIDNVQVEAVYDEDQYALMEMDETVQVVLTGRRSLLNLITLRQGAYRLYVDLTELGAGEHRVPVQHEGFPEDVRVTIIPSSVYVVLEKKESRTFPVRIDFSGQLPEGYEVGKPLVSPGEVEVIGPTSVLEQVASVRGVFNLERLGRSGKQEVTLKAYNHQGLELEVEIKPEVVEVTVPVQIPSAMVPVNIELINELPEGLSLVGIHPDTDEVEVFAPQNVLDQLGEISTTLDLSTIDESKSVTLDIALGDHWTAVKPKQIEVFVEVEPVREQLYSNVPVEVRGLASGYEVSFKSPADGKLQLAVKGSEQRLKTLKQSDLKVWIDAKGLREGDHRLPVSVDLPGDLTASPRPSEVEVRISSSKEAEKTMADVEEDEDENEDNKEGE; encoded by the coding sequence ATGGATAAATTCTTTGAGAACAACACGGCGATGAAAGGCATTGCCTTTCTGATCGCCCTGATGCTGTGGATGATTGTCACGCTCGATCAAGAAGGGACGGCCCCAATCCGGCAGACAGAAGAGCAATTAACCATTGATAATGTCCAGGTGGAAGCAGTCTATGATGAAGACCAATATGCCTTGATGGAGATGGATGAAACGGTCCAGGTCGTTCTGACCGGGCGCCGGTCCTTACTCAATTTGATCACTTTGCGGCAGGGTGCTTATCGTTTGTATGTTGACCTGACTGAACTGGGGGCAGGTGAACATCGCGTCCCCGTTCAACATGAAGGGTTTCCGGAAGATGTAAGAGTTACAATTATTCCCAGTTCTGTTTATGTTGTGTTAGAGAAAAAAGAATCGCGTACCTTCCCGGTGCGCATTGACTTCTCCGGCCAGTTACCTGAAGGTTATGAAGTAGGCAAACCGCTCGTTTCACCAGGAGAAGTTGAAGTGATTGGGCCCACCTCCGTCTTGGAACAAGTGGCCTCGGTGAGGGGGGTTTTCAACCTTGAACGTCTGGGCAGAAGCGGGAAGCAAGAAGTAACCTTGAAAGCATATAATCATCAGGGGCTGGAGTTAGAGGTGGAGATTAAACCAGAGGTTGTCGAAGTGACCGTGCCGGTTCAAATCCCAAGCGCCATGGTGCCGGTCAACATCGAACTGATTAACGAGCTCCCAGAAGGGCTTAGTTTGGTGGGAATCCACCCTGATACGGATGAGGTTGAGGTATTTGCACCGCAAAATGTCCTGGACCAACTGGGGGAAATCAGCACAACATTGGATCTATCCACCATAGACGAAAGTAAATCTGTAACGTTGGATATAGCACTAGGCGATCATTGGACGGCAGTTAAACCAAAGCAAATTGAGGTATTTGTGGAAGTGGAGCCAGTTCGTGAACAGCTGTACTCCAATGTGCCCGTTGAAGTAAGGGGCTTAGCTTCGGGCTATGAAGTGAGTTTTAAAAGCCCGGCTGACGGCAAGCTGCAGTTGGCCGTAAAGGGCAGTGAACAGCGTCTGAAGACATTGAAACAAAGCGATCTCAAAGTATGGATTGATGCGAAGGGACTTAGGGAGGGAGATCACCGGTTGCCGGTCAGTGTCGATCTGCCCGGAGATTTGACTGCTTCACCGCGACCATCTGAAGTAGAAGTCCGCATTTCTTCCTCTAAAGAAGCCGAAAAGACGATGGCTGATGTTGAAGAGGACGAAGACGAAAATGAGGATAACAAAGAAGGAGAGTGA